From the Serratia nematodiphila DZ0503SBS1 genome, one window contains:
- a CDS encoding alkene reductase, which translates to MSNTLEPLFSPAKVGALTLRNHMVMSPLTRSRAGAGDTATALIAEYYRQRASAGLIITESSQVSAQAKGYPRTPGIFTDAQIAGWKLVTDAVHAEGGLIFLQIWHTGRLSHRAVQPSGVLPIAPSAIKAEGEIFTPEGLKTLETPRALDILEIPGIVADFRKAAENARLAGFDGVEIHAANGYLIDQFLRDGTNTRTDAYGGSVENRARFLKEVVEAVIPVFGADRTGIRLSPIFDGFSMSDSNPRETFGYAAELLSQYGLAYLHVLQYGAGEFDFVELKRRFGGIYIANGGYDAERAAQAIRSGDADLVSFGTAFLANPDLVERFKQGAPLNEADKATFYQGEGRGYIDYPLLEQSR; encoded by the coding sequence ATGAGTAACACTCTCGAACCGCTGTTTTCTCCCGCCAAAGTAGGCGCACTCACGCTCCGGAACCATATGGTCATGTCACCGTTGACGCGCAGCCGCGCCGGCGCGGGAGACACGGCAACCGCGCTGATCGCCGAGTATTACCGTCAGCGGGCCAGCGCCGGCCTCATCATCACCGAGTCCTCTCAAGTCTCGGCCCAGGCCAAGGGCTATCCGCGCACGCCCGGGATCTTCACCGACGCGCAGATCGCCGGCTGGAAGCTGGTCACCGATGCCGTCCATGCCGAAGGCGGCCTGATCTTTCTGCAAATCTGGCACACTGGCCGACTGTCGCATCGCGCCGTGCAGCCCAGCGGCGTCCTGCCCATAGCGCCGTCGGCGATCAAGGCCGAGGGCGAAATCTTCACCCCCGAGGGCCTCAAGACGCTGGAAACCCCGCGCGCGCTGGACATTCTGGAGATCCCCGGCATCGTCGCCGACTTCCGCAAGGCCGCCGAAAACGCCAGGCTGGCCGGATTCGACGGCGTGGAAATTCACGCGGCCAACGGCTACCTGATCGACCAGTTCCTGCGCGACGGCACTAATACCCGTACCGATGCCTATGGTGGTTCGGTGGAGAACCGCGCCCGCTTCCTCAAAGAAGTGGTCGAAGCGGTCATCCCGGTTTTCGGCGCCGATCGTACCGGCATCCGCCTCTCGCCCATCTTCGACGGCTTCTCCATGAGCGACAGCAACCCGCGCGAGACGTTCGGATACGCCGCTGAACTGCTCTCGCAGTACGGGCTGGCCTACCTGCATGTGTTGCAGTACGGCGCGGGCGAATTCGACTTCGTCGAGCTCAAACGCCGTTTCGGCGGAATCTACATCGCCAACGGCGGCTACGACGCCGAACGCGCGGCGCAGGCCATCCGTTCGGGCGACGCCGACCTGGTGTCGTTTGGTACGGCATTCCTTGCGAATCCTGACCTGGTTGAGCGGTTCAAACAGGGCGCACCGCTGAACGAGGCAGACAAAGCGACCTTCTACCAGGGTGAAGGCCGTGGCTACATCGACTATCCTTTACTGGAACAGTCCAGATAA
- a CDS encoding isochorismatase family protein — protein sequence MSSERISAGNTALLLIDHQVGTMNWVRSIAYEDMKRNVLLLAKTAQIAKLPVVLSSSMEGDAPGPLLSELESLLPEAFAARVRRAGMTKTLNAMDDLAFAEAVQAIGRKNIVIAGAALDMSIEFTAQSLVQLGYRVHVIVDAGGWRNQADSFASLNHMAQAGVTVSSTRSAIAQLVGNWRMPEGSQVLDVMEEIFQR from the coding sequence ATGAGCAGTGAACGCATCAGCGCCGGCAACACCGCCTTGCTGCTCATCGACCACCAGGTCGGCACGATGAACTGGGTGCGATCCATTGCCTATGAGGACATGAAGCGCAATGTGCTGTTGCTGGCAAAGACCGCTCAAATCGCGAAGCTGCCAGTCGTGTTGAGCAGCAGCATGGAGGGCGATGCGCCAGGACCTTTGTTGAGCGAGCTGGAGTCGCTGCTGCCGGAGGCGTTTGCCGCTCGGGTCAGGCGTGCAGGCATGACCAAAACATTGAATGCGATGGATGACCTGGCCTTTGCCGAGGCTGTGCAGGCAATCGGCCGGAAGAACATCGTCATCGCGGGAGCGGCACTCGACATGAGCATCGAGTTCACTGCCCAAAGCCTGGTACAACTCGGTTATCGCGTCCATGTCATCGTCGATGCAGGCGGCTGGAGAAATCAAGCCGACAGCTTCGCATCCCTTAATCACATGGCACAGGCCGGCGTCACCGTCTCCAGCACGAGAAGCGCAATCGCGCAGTTGGTTGGCAACTGGCGAATGCCAGAGGGCAGCCAGGTTCTGGATGTCATGGAAGAAATCTTCCAGCGCTAA